The following proteins are co-located in the Spinactinospora alkalitolerans genome:
- a CDS encoding cytochrome ubiquinol oxidase subunit I translates to MLDDPVQWARLQFALTAGTHYLFVAFTLGMAPFILGAQLGATLRRDAARMRAVRFWGGLYLVNYGMGVLSGLVMELQLATNWSGLNDMFGNVFSAPLAVETMAAFFVESTFLGLWIFGWDRMNRWAHLGVFAVVTLTAYSSAFWVLVSNGFLKNPVGFEVRAGAAVLTDATALMTNPAALLAFGHIVSSALLVGGLVTAAVSAYHLSRGNDPDGMFRRGIQRGLLVTALGVMPTPAFGGMQYGLFGKVPPTSGDTLSAAEIERIEAAGVGSVQTIGEVGHVSMVMSWMGIGALVGAGLLVWLVRRLDRWRWFHWILVFSPFLPFIASIGGWVYRETGRQPWVVTHHLTTADALTDMTSGMAVLSFSLFTGAFAILATVTCGLLVRYARRGPEGGPLAPAAEPETESATPVHTF, encoded by the coding sequence GTGCTCGACGATCCCGTCCAGTGGGCGCGCCTGCAGTTCGCGTTGACCGCGGGCACGCACTACCTGTTCGTCGCCTTCACCCTGGGAATGGCGCCGTTCATCCTCGGCGCCCAGCTCGGCGCCACCCTGCGGCGCGACGCGGCCCGGATGCGCGCCGTGCGGTTCTGGGGCGGCCTCTACCTGGTCAACTACGGCATGGGCGTGCTGTCGGGCCTGGTGATGGAGCTGCAGTTGGCGACGAACTGGAGCGGGCTGAACGACATGTTCGGCAACGTCTTCAGCGCCCCGCTGGCCGTGGAGACGATGGCCGCGTTCTTCGTCGAGTCGACGTTCCTGGGCCTGTGGATCTTCGGTTGGGACCGGATGAACCGGTGGGCGCACCTGGGCGTCTTCGCGGTCGTCACGCTGACCGCCTACTCCTCGGCCTTCTGGGTGCTGGTCTCCAACGGCTTCCTGAAGAACCCGGTCGGCTTCGAGGTCCGCGCCGGCGCCGCCGTGCTCACCGACGCCACAGCGCTGATGACCAACCCCGCGGCGCTCCTGGCGTTCGGGCACATCGTCTCCAGCGCCCTGCTGGTGGGCGGGCTGGTGACGGCCGCGGTGAGCGCCTACCACCTGAGCCGCGGCAACGACCCCGACGGGATGTTCCGGCGCGGGATCCAGCGCGGCCTCCTCGTCACCGCCCTGGGGGTCATGCCCACACCGGCGTTCGGCGGCATGCAGTACGGGCTCTTCGGCAAGGTCCCGCCGACCAGCGGGGACACGCTCAGCGCCGCCGAGATCGAACGGATCGAGGCGGCCGGGGTCGGCTCGGTGCAGACGATCGGGGAGGTCGGGCACGTGTCCATGGTGATGTCGTGGATGGGCATCGGCGCCCTGGTCGGCGCCGGCCTGCTGGTGTGGCTGGTCCGCCGGCTGGACCGGTGGCGCTGGTTCCACTGGATCCTGGTGTTCTCGCCGTTCCTGCCGTTCATCGCCAGCATCGGCGGGTGGGTCTACCGGGAGACCGGCCGCCAGCCCTGGGTGGTCACCCACCATCTGACCACGGCCGACGCGCTCACCGACATGACATCGGGGATGGCGGTGCTGTCGTTCTCCCTGTTCACCGGGGCCTTCGCGATTCTGGCGACGGTGACCTGCGGGCTGCTGGTCCGCTACGCGCGGCGCGGCCCCGAGGGCGGCCCCCTCGCTCCCGCCGCCGAGCCCGAGACCGAGTCGGCCACGCCCGTCCACACGTTCTAG
- a CDS encoding sensor histidine kinase, with amino-acid sequence MNGLLERIGRIRRDDVAVALAVGAIAFSSSYYAELDRDVTSYGNPLAPWGLVVLALAVVPLLWRSSHPILVGLVSCTATTAYYPLNFSDGFVIVAGAIALYTVVEQGYRVRGWLLGLAQFLIIQIWEALALGVPRPEYALGMFSWVLVILIFGEVMRKRREYRDVLRERAEEAERTREEEVRRRASDERLRLAREVHDVVAHNISLINVQAGSALYLIDSEPGRAAEALATIKQTSKETLRELRATLGVLRSVDESAPRSPAPGLSRLAELVERTRSAGVEVTVRSVGEPRRLATGTDSAAYRIVQESLTNAVRHAEPTAVTVELGYEPKGMSIVVGDNGRGAPEDLAPGNGITGMRERAAALGGDLRAAAGRDGGFTVSAWLPECAERTEEA; translated from the coding sequence ATGAACGGGCTCCTGGAACGGATCGGACGGATCCGGCGCGACGACGTCGCCGTCGCGCTCGCCGTGGGCGCCATCGCCTTCAGCAGCAGCTACTACGCCGAATTGGACCGCGACGTAACGTCCTACGGCAACCCGCTGGCGCCGTGGGGGCTGGTGGTCCTGGCCCTGGCGGTCGTGCCACTGCTGTGGCGCAGTTCGCACCCGATCCTCGTGGGCCTGGTCTCCTGCACCGCGACGACGGCCTACTACCCCCTCAACTTCTCCGACGGATTCGTCATCGTCGCCGGGGCGATCGCGCTGTACACCGTGGTCGAGCAGGGATACCGCGTGCGGGGCTGGCTGCTCGGCCTGGCGCAGTTCCTGATCATCCAGATCTGGGAGGCGCTGGCCTTGGGTGTGCCCCGGCCGGAGTACGCGCTGGGCATGTTCTCGTGGGTACTCGTCATCCTCATCTTCGGCGAGGTGATGCGCAAGCGCCGCGAGTACCGGGACGTGCTGCGCGAGCGGGCCGAGGAGGCCGAGCGGACCCGCGAGGAGGAGGTGCGCCGGCGCGCCTCCGACGAGCGGCTGCGGCTGGCCCGCGAGGTGCACGACGTCGTCGCGCACAACATCTCGCTGATCAACGTGCAGGCCGGTAGCGCGCTGTACCTGATCGACTCCGAGCCGGGGCGCGCGGCCGAGGCGCTGGCCACGATCAAGCAGACCAGCAAGGAGACGCTGCGGGAGCTGCGCGCGACGCTGGGCGTGCTGCGCTCCGTCGACGAGAGCGCTCCGCGCTCGCCGGCCCCGGGGCTGTCCCGGCTGGCGGAGCTGGTCGAGCGGACCCGGTCGGCGGGGGTCGAGGTCACGGTCCGCTCCGTCGGCGAGCCGCGCCGACTGGCCACCGGCACCGACTCCGCCGCCTACCGGATCGTCCAGGAGTCGCTGACGAACGCGGTCCGGCACGCAGAGCCGACGGCCGTGACCGTCGAGCTGGGCTACGAGCCGAAGGGGATGTCGATCGTGGTCGGGGACAATGGCCGTGGCGCACCGGAGGACCTGGCTCCGGGCAACGGCATCACCGGCATGCGGGAGCGGGCCGCGGCGCTCGGCGGCGACCTGCGGGCCGCGGCGGGCCGCGACGGCGGTTTCACCGTCTCGGCCTGGCTGCCGGAGTGTGCGGAGAGAACGGAAGAGGCGTGA
- a CDS encoding response regulator, giving the protein MIRVLLADDQALVRAGFRALLNSTPDIGVVAEAGDGAEAVRLTRTERPDVVLMDIRMPGVDGLVATEQILTDPRLGETRVVILTTFDLDDYIFDALRMGASGFLVKDTEPEDLLQGVRVVARGDALLSPNVTRRLIADYAGRPRRPEPSARLDELTDREREIVALVGAGLSNDEIADRLVLSPATAKTHVSRAMIKLRVRDRAQLVVLAYETGLVRPGWTD; this is encoded by the coding sequence GTGATCCGGGTACTGCTGGCCGACGACCAGGCCCTGGTGCGGGCGGGTTTCCGCGCGCTGCTCAACAGCACGCCCGACATCGGCGTGGTCGCCGAGGCCGGCGACGGAGCCGAGGCGGTCCGGTTGACGAGGACCGAGCGGCCCGACGTCGTCCTGATGGACATCAGGATGCCCGGCGTGGACGGCCTGGTCGCCACCGAGCAGATCCTCACCGACCCGCGGCTGGGTGAGACCCGCGTGGTCATCCTGACGACCTTCGACCTGGACGACTACATCTTCGACGCGCTGCGAATGGGCGCCAGCGGCTTCCTGGTCAAGGACACCGAGCCCGAGGACCTGCTGCAGGGGGTGCGTGTGGTGGCCAGGGGCGACGCTCTGCTGTCGCCCAACGTCACCCGGCGGCTGATCGCCGACTACGCCGGCCGGCCGCGCCGTCCCGAGCCGTCGGCCCGGCTGGACGAGCTCACCGACCGCGAGCGCGAGATCGTGGCCCTGGTCGGCGCCGGACTGTCCAACGACGAGATCGCCGACCGCCTGGTGCTCAGCCCCGCGACGGCGAAGACCCATGTCAGCCGCGCGATGATCAAGCTCAGGGTGCGCGACCGCGCCCAGCTCGTCGTGCTGGCCTACGAGACGGGGCTGGTCAGGCCGGGCTGGACGGACTGA